DNA sequence from the Nakaseomyces glabratus chromosome E, complete sequence genome:
CAAATGCTTCGagatattaaaaaaatatttggtACCGAAGTATTTTTGAAACCAGTAGATGACATCGGAAGCGACGATTTTATTGCTACAGTTAAAGGTATCGGTTTCACCAACacaaataagaaaattgCATGAACAGATTTCACTAAATAGCAtagaatatatatcattatttaaCTTCACATTAATACACCAAATTTATAAAGATCTTCATGAGCTTTCAAAACATCGGAACGATTGAATGAATGTATAAAAATCATTCATGCCTGGATCAAGTTTTGCGCAAAACTGTGGTTAGTCATTAATCATTAAAGTCTAAATTTACCCAACTGGGCCAAGCCAACTCTTTTCGCAGAAaatctttcaatttctgaACTATAAACTCTTCAAGCTGACCGACACTACGTAGCGTTGAGCCATCATCTTTGAATCTATCTCCAATCTCGGTTTCTATTTTCATACTTCTAATGATGGAAATTCTTTCCAATGGTTTGTTTGCCAAAAGTACAGGTCCATTAGGATCAAGAACACAATCCACATCATCTAGAACCGGGTCACTGACATCGCACAACATGGATATGAACACTTGTTTAGCTAGGTACGATACCAGACAAAGCGAGTGAAGACCAATGTTACTTATACTAATTTTTAAGGGCAATGTCATGAACCTTTCAACAGGGTAGTTTAGCACCAACTCTGCCGTCAAAGTGAGCGACATATCACctttatattcaaattcGATCAGAAATTGGGTAtctgtttctttcttttctactACCGCCTCTTCTCCACTTTCACCGACGTTTTGACCATCTCTTCCGTGCATTTCTGATGATGTCtcattatcttcttcatattcCTCATTTACAGCGTCATAAAAATCCTGAAGCGGACTTGATATTTCCCGGAGTGTAATATTGGGTGCTATCTtaccaaaaccaaaatctACTAGCTCAATTGCCCTTACGTAACTCGGTAACTCAAGTTCTTGGAAGTACCCGTTCAATCCTTCCCTAATATTGCTTGTCAGATCACTGTCTGATGAAAGCTTCTCCCAATTAATCTCAAAAGACATCCTTCAGAAAGCCAAAGTTCACTTACTGTTCGGGCAGCAAAACAATAGTTTTGAACTTACACTATAAATAATTATTGATACTGTTTCTTGAGTTGTTTAATCTATGCTGTAAAccatttttaattaatgatCTTGTATGTTCTCACTTCCATGCTCATCtcttcaatttgaaaaagtaaGTGGAATTT
Encoded proteins:
- the MDM12 gene encoding ERMES complex subunit MDM12 (CAGL0E02365g~Ortholog(s) have role in aminophospholipid transport, mitochondrial outer membrane translocase complex assembly, mitochondrion inheritance, mitochondrion-endoplasmic reticulum membrane tethering) — protein: MSFEINWEKLSSDSDLTSNIREGLNGYFQELELPSYVRAIELVDFGFGKIAPNITLREISSPLQDFYDAVNEEYEEDNETSSEMHGRDGQNVGESGEEAVVEKKETDTQFLIEFEYKGDMSLTLTAELVLNYPVERFMTLPLKISISNIGLHSLCLVSYLAKQVFISMLCDVSDPVLDDVDCVLDPNGPVLLANKPLERISIIRSMKIETEIGDRFKDDGSTLRSVGQLEEFIVQKLKDFLRKELAWPSWVNLDFND